One part of the Ziziphus jujuba cultivar Dongzao chromosome 2, ASM3175591v1 genome encodes these proteins:
- the LOC107404527 gene encoding beta-glucosidase 44, which yields MELKMRAPILVLFIGISIILSIVKADFSDSIKLNTGGLKRANFPDGFIFGTATSAYQVEGAANEDGRGPSIWDEFVKIPGIVADNATGDVTVDEYHRYKEDIDLMKELKFDAYRFSISWSRIFPNGTGQVNWLGVAYYNRLINYMLSKGITPVACLYHYDLPQALEERYLGLLDHKVVNDFANYADFCFKQFGDRVKNWMTFNEPRVTAALGYDNGFFAPGRCSKAFGNCTAGNSAIEPYMAAHNLLLSHGAAVQRYREKYQKTQKGRIGILLDFVWYEPLTRGLQDEYAAQRARDFHLGWFLSPLTYGEYPKTMQEIVLDRLPKFTEEEVKMVQGSFDYIGINQYTSYYIYNNPPNTGPQKALGYQEDWHVGFAYSKDNVPIGPKANSYWLYDVPWGMYKALMYVKERFQNPTIILSENGMDNPGEMSVPEGLFDTNRIHYYKGYINQMKRAMDDGVNVIGYFAWSILDNFEWRSGFTARFGIVYVDWERNLKRIPKLSAYWFKQILGNEDDTFN from the exons ATGGAGCTCAAAATGAGAGCTCCGATACTGGTTTTGTTTATTGGGATTTCTATTATCCTGAGCATTGTAAAAGCCGACTTTTCTGATTCTATCAAATTGAATACTGGTGGGTTGAAAAGAGCCAATTTTCCGGATGGCTTCATCTTTGGAACGGCCACTTCAGCTTATCAAGTTGAAGGTGCAGCCAATGAGGATGGTCGTGGCCCAAGCATTTGGGATGAGTTTGTGAAAATTCCAG GAATAGTAGCTGATAACGCCACCGGAGATGTCACGGTGGACGAGTATCATCGTTATAAA GAAGATATTGATCTTATGAAAGAATTGAAATTTGATGCATATCGCTTCTCAATTTCATGGTCCAGAATTTTCCCAA ATGGCACTGGACAAGTAAATTGGTTAGGAGTTGCATACTACAATAGGTTGATTAACTACATGCTCtcaaaag GTATTACTCCTGTGGCATGTCTATATCATTATGATCTTCCTCAAGCACTTGAGGAGAGGTACTTGGGATTGTTAGATCACAAAGTAGT AAATGATTTCGCAAACTATGCTGATTTTTGCTTCAAGCAGTTTGGAGACAGAGTGAAGAACTGGATGACCTTTAATGAACCAAGAGTAACAGCTGCTCTTGGTTATGATAATGGATTTTTTGCACCAGGAAGGTGTTCAAAAGCTTTTGGTAATTGTACAGCTGGGAATTCAGCAATTGAACCTTACATGGCAGCACATAACTTGCTTTTATCACATGGAGCTGCTGTACAAAGATACCGCGAAAAGTATCAa AAAACACAAAAGGGAAGGATCGGAATTCTCTTAGATTTTGTATGGTATGAGCCTCTTACTCGAGGATTACAAGACGAATATGCAGCACAAAGAGCAAGAGACTTCCATCTTggatg GTTCCTTAGCCCGCTAACTTATGGTGAATATCCAAAAACAATGCAAGAGATAGTTCTTGATAGATTACCTAAGTTCACCGAAGAGGAGGTCAAAATGGTGCAAGGCTCATTTGATTATATTGGTATCAACCAGTATACTTCTTACTACATCTATAATAATCCACCTAATACAGGTCCTCAAAAGGCCTTGGGTTACCAGGAAGATTGGCATGTGGGTTTTGCTT ACTCAAAAGATAATGTTCCTATAGGTCCTAAG GCAAATTCTTATTGGCTTTACGATGTACCATGGGGCATGTACAAAGCTTTAATGTATGTAAAAGAGCGTTTCCAAAACCCTACCATAATCTTATCAGAAAATG GCATGGATAACCCTGGTGAAATGTCTGTCCCCGAAGGATTATTCGACACTAATAGGATCCATTACTATAAGGGctatataaatcaaatgaagAGGGCAATGGATGATGGAGTAAATGTTATTGGCTACTTTGCATGGTCAATTTTGGACAATTTTGAATGGAGGTCAGGATTTACTGCAAGGTTTGGCATTGTATATGTTGACTGGGAGAGAAATCTCAAGAGGATCCCAAAATTGTCTGCCTACTGGTTCAAGCAAATATTGGGCAACGAGGATGACACCTTCAATTGA
- the LOC107404520 gene encoding exonuclease 1 — MGIKDLLKFMKPYIKPIHIKKYAGKRVGIDAYSWLHKGAYSCSMEICLNSDGKKKLRYIDYFMHRINLLRHYRITPVIVFDGGNIPCKAATEHDRHKRRMANRDLAMEKLKEGNVNAASELFQRAVSITPSMAHQLIQILRSENVEFVVAPYEADAQLAYLSSLEVEKGGIEAVITEDSDLVAYGCQAVIFKMDRYGNGEEIVMDDIFDSVSLKPSFQNFDKELFTGMCVLAGCDFLPSIPGIGIAKAFALVSKYRNLERVVSVLKFEKGNLVPEDYSKSFIEAVSVFQHAQIYDTDMKKLKHMRPVPQKLLQSLDGEIDFLGPEIPPSVAIAIAEGNMDPISMEAFDCSPTPRCHTDPVRIQISGRLPRVEAASVPARDGCFVAFSSQKPRGNSNTGKL, encoded by the exons ATGGGTATCAAAGATCTTCTCAAATTCATGAAACCCTACATTAAACCAATTCACATCAAGAAGTATGCGGGCAAGCGA GTGGGTATTGATGCATATTCATGGCTTCACAAAGGAG CTTATTCATGTAGCATGGAAATTTGTCTGAATTCGGATGGTAAAAAGAAATTGCGCTACATAGACTACTTTATGCACAGAATAAATCTTCTTCGTCATTACAGAATAACCCCCGTCATTGTTTTTGATGGTGGCAATATTCCATGTAAAGCTGCAACTGAGCACGACCGCCATAA GAGAAGAATGGCTAATCGTGATTTGGCAATGGAGAAGCTTAAAGAAGGGAATGTTAATGCTGCCTCAGAGCTCTTCCAG AGAGCAGTGAGTATTACTCCATCAATGGCACATCAGTTGATACAG ATTTTGAGATCAGAGAATGTTGAATTTGTTGTAGCTCCATATGAGGCTGATGCACAGTTAGCATACCTGTCCAGCCTTGAAGTGGAAAAAGGTGGAATTGAGGCTGTGATTACAGAAGATAGTGATCTAGTGGCATATGGTTGCCAAGCT GTTATCTTTAAGATGGATCGATATGGCAATGGTGAAGAGATAGTGATGGACGATATTTTTGACTCTGTGTCTCTTAAACCTTCCTTTCAAAATTTCGACAAGGAATTGTTCACAG GTATGTGTGTATTAGCTGGATGTGATTTTCTTCCCTCTATTCCCGGCATTGGTATTGCGAAAGCTTTTGCCTTGGTTTCTAAGTATCGGAACTTAGAACGT GTTGTATCGGTTCTGAAATTTGAGAAGGGAAATCTAGTGCCTGAAGATTACTCTAAATCATTCATTGAAGCAGTTTCTGTTTTCCAGCATGCTCAAAT ATATGACACTGACatgaaaaaactaaaacatatgAGACCAGTCCCACAGAAGCTTCTGCAGTCTCTAGATGGGGAGATTGATTTCTTAGGACC AGAAATCCCTCCATCAGTAGCCATTGCAATTGCTGAAGGAAATATGGATCCCATCAGCATGGAAGCATTTGACTGCTCACCAACTCCTAGATGTCATACAGACCCTGTTAGGATCCAAATTTCTGGCCGGCTTCCAAGAGTTGAGGCTGCTTCTGTACCTGCACGAGATGGCTGCTTTGTGGCCTTTTCTTCCCAAAAACCCAGAGGAAACTCTAATACAGGCAAGTTATGA
- the LOC107404525 gene encoding uncharacterized protein LOC107404525, producing MSRAMEEDVAKNEDEEFNTGPLSVLMMSVKNNTQVLINCRNNKKLLGRVRAFDRHCNMVLENVREMWTEVPKTGKGKKKAQPVNKDRFISKMFLRGDSVIIVLRNPK from the exons ATGAG CCGTGCAATGGAAGAAGAT GTGGCCAAGAATGAGGATGAGGAGTTCAACACTGGACCGCTGTCCGTTCTCATGATGAGTGTAAAAAATAACACTCAG GTTCTCATTAACTGCCGCAACAACAAAAAACTTTTGGGTCGAGTGAGAGCTTTTGATCGCCACTGCAACATGGTTCTGGAGAATGTTAGAGAGATGTGGACTGAG gtaccAAAGACTGGCAAAGGAAAGAAGAAGGCCCAACCAGTTAATAAAGACAGGTTCATCAGTAAGATGTTCCTGAGAGGAGACTCGGTTATCATTGTTCTTAGGAATCCCAAGTGA